From Methanofollis sp., the proteins below share one genomic window:
- a CDS encoding DUF373 family protein — DRDDDLGYKAGLASPVVGREACLNAASALALADPEDSDVNAIFQAVKTYDELKERGEEVEVAILTGNHMHMLEGDRKIGADLDTVIARTDADACVLISDGAEDEYILPIVQSRLSVTSIRRVIVTQMPNLEGTYYIIKKLLDDPKISRMVLIPLGLAMLIYATAYLIGYPEGATIVVVGALGIYLLLKGLGFDEFFSYSVNSLQVALRRGRITFVSYITAILFFIVGVIIGLYSLLVYYTQEGILLYLLTFFYGAIGWFTAAGIIASVGRIIDVYMNEIEDLGRVIVLPFFISAIGIIVYGTSIYMLSLSHIEKFPYPEFNGLNVAMYSMVGGLFLAFVGVYIQSLVNRWIEKKGENTAITP; from the coding sequence CGACCGGGACGACGACCTCGGGTACAAGGCAGGTCTCGCAAGTCCGGTAGTCGGACGGGAGGCGTGCCTGAACGCGGCCAGCGCACTTGCACTCGCCGACCCCGAAGATTCAGACGTCAACGCCATCTTTCAGGCGGTAAAAACCTATGACGAACTGAAAGAGCGGGGCGAAGAGGTCGAAGTTGCGATCCTCACCGGCAACCATATGCATATGCTCGAAGGGGACCGGAAGATCGGCGCAGATCTCGACACCGTGATCGCCCGGACCGATGCAGATGCCTGTGTCCTCATCTCTGATGGGGCAGAAGACGAATATATCCTCCCGATCGTCCAGTCCAGGCTCTCCGTGACAAGCATCAGGAGGGTGATCGTCACTCAGATGCCGAACCTCGAAGGGACCTACTATATCATCAAAAAACTCCTCGACGACCCGAAGATCTCGCGGATGGTCCTGATCCCTCTCGGCCTTGCAATGCTCATCTACGCCACCGCCTACCTCATCGGCTACCCTGAGGGGGCGACGATCGTCGTCGTGGGCGCACTCGGCATTTATCTCCTCCTCAAAGGACTCGGTTTCGACGAGTTCTTCAGTTACTCGGTCAATTCCCTGCAGGTCGCACTGAGACGGGGCAGGATCACCTTCGTCTCCTATATCACGGCGATCCTCTTTTTCATCGTCGGGGTGATCATCGGACTGTACAGTCTGCTTGTCTATTACACCCAGGAAGGGATACTGCTCTACCTGCTGACCTTCTTCTACGGCGCAATCGGGTGGTTCACGGCGGCAGGGATCATCGCCTCGGTCGGCCGGATCATCGACGTCTACATGAATGAGATCGAAGACCTTGGCAGGGTGATCGTCCTCCCCTTTTTCATCAGCGCCATCGGCATCATCGTGTACGGCACGAGCATCTACATGCTCTCTCTCTCGCACATTGAAAAATTCCCGTACCCCGAGTTCAACGGGCTCAATGTCGCGATGTATTCCATGGTCGGGGGGCTGTTCCTCGCCTTTGTCGGCGTCTACATCCAGTCGCTCGTCAACCGCTGGATCGAGAAAAAAGGAGAGAATACTGCGATTACGCCCTGA